One window of Pseudanabaena sp. FACHB-2040 genomic DNA carries:
- a CDS encoding SPFH domain-containing protein, whose product MTNRHPAALFQQQPLSFAHAAEIPIEIMPAPAAEQPTLPSRYELISGGSLLALGITATVLGVWFLRSFLVIANPNEVVILSGRKWRNQAGQEVGFRILTGGRALRIPIVETIKRMDVTTMPVPVEVRNAYSKGGIPLHLQAIANIKISSNPNRVGNAIERFLDHKPDEIVRVARETLEGNLRGVVATMTPEQVNEDRLKFAERIASDVSSDLAKLGLHLDTLKIQNVSDEVDYLKSLGRQRIAMIIRDAEIAESDAIAAAKQIEAECEERGRVAQTQDRITIVERENDLRKIKAKLDKQVRTETAITQAAAKERKAFAEQKLQTLRAERERLRLQSEEVLPAEAQRQAQMLRAQGRAASLAENVLAEAEVNELLTQVWQAMGSDAASMFIIQQFEAVLEEAVKVPKQLNLQHINIIDNGNGDAVSSVVGIYLRVIKQFLEAAEDTLGIDVVKALKPE is encoded by the coding sequence ATGACAAACAGACATCCTGCCGCCCTTTTCCAACAACAGCCCCTGTCCTTTGCACACGCAGCGGAAATCCCCATCGAAATCATGCCCGCTCCTGCCGCCGAGCAGCCCACATTGCCCAGTCGCTACGAGCTGATTAGCGGCGGCAGCCTGCTTGCTTTGGGCATAACAGCCACCGTTCTGGGTGTCTGGTTTTTGCGATCGTTCCTAGTGATTGCTAACCCCAATGAAGTGGTGATCCTATCAGGTCGCAAATGGCGCAATCAAGCCGGGCAGGAAGTTGGCTTTCGCATTTTGACCGGTGGCCGGGCGCTCAGAATTCCCATTGTTGAAACCATCAAGCGCATGGATGTGACTACGATGCCGGTGCCGGTCGAGGTTCGCAATGCTTACTCTAAGGGGGGCATTCCGCTGCATCTGCAGGCGATCGCAAATATCAAAATTTCCAGCAACCCCAACCGGGTCGGCAACGCTATCGAGCGCTTTCTCGACCACAAGCCTGACGAGATTGTGCGGGTTGCTCGCGAAACTCTCGAAGGCAACCTCAGAGGCGTAGTTGCCACTATGACCCCAGAGCAGGTCAATGAAGACCGCCTCAAATTTGCCGAGCGGATTGCCTCTGACGTTAGCAGCGACCTGGCTAAGCTAGGGCTGCATCTAGACACTCTCAAAATCCAAAACGTCTCCGATGAGGTTGACTACCTCAAATCTCTGGGGCGGCAGCGCATTGCCATGATCATTCGCGATGCCGAAATTGCAGAGAGCGATGCGATCGCAGCCGCCAAGCAAATTGAGGCAGAGTGCGAAGAACGAGGACGAGTTGCCCAAACCCAAGACCGCATCACTATCGTTGAGCGCGAAAACGACCTGCGCAAGATCAAAGCCAAACTCGACAAACAGGTGCGTACCGAAACTGCCATCACCCAGGCCGCTGCTAAAGAACGCAAAGCATTTGCCGAGCAAAAGCTACAGACGCTACGGGCCGAGCGCGAGCGGCTACGGCTGCAGTCAGAGGAAGTGCTGCCCGCCGAAGCCCAACGCCAGGCCCAAATGTTGCGGGCTCAGGGCAGGGCTGCCAGCCTCGCCGAAAATGTGCTGGCTGAAGCCGAGGTGAATGAGCTGCTTACCCAGGTTTGGCAGGCAATGGGCAGCGATGCCGCGTCGATGTTCATCATTCAACAGTTTGAGGCCGTGCTGGAGGAGGCCGTTAAGGTGCCCAAGCAGCTGAATCTGCAGCACATCAACATTATTGACAACGGCAATGGCGATGCCGTTTCTAGCGTTGTCGGTATTTATTTAAGAGTAATTAAGCAGTTCCTAGAAGCTGCAGAAGATACCTTGGGAATTGATGTGGTCAAAGCCCTAAAGCCAGAGTGA